Proteins found in one Methylobacterium sp. CB376 genomic segment:
- a CDS encoding nickel/cobalt transporter has translation MLVRSAPVALPAARGALLRLGLALAAALVAAALLAGLVAVLAPGFAPPPRSPFGMGFREAAPSGAGSLGAWLLAMQAGFSRSLQAAVAGIRAGQGGYGPLAGLGFAYGVFHAAGPGHGKAVIAGYIVAGERALRRGLALSAAAALVQAAVAIALVGGGAALLRWTAAGITEAGRAVETAGFACVALLGLAVTWRKAGALASRLAGAAPAPCGPECGHAVLADAGRIERLGTWREQAGVVLAAGARPCAGAILVLVFALSQKVFAAGILAALAMAAGTALTTAALAALAVFAKAAALRLAGGRGEIGALALAGLELLAGAFVLVLGAALLTGYAAAIV, from the coding sequence GTGCTCGTGAGATCCGCCCCCGTCGCCCTCCCCGCCGCGCGCGGGGCGCTCCTGCGGCTGGGCCTCGCCCTCGCCGCGGCGCTGGTCGCCGCCGCCCTGCTCGCGGGGCTTGTCGCGGTGCTGGCGCCGGGCTTCGCGCCCCCGCCGCGCTCGCCCTTCGGCATGGGCTTCCGCGAGGCCGCGCCCTCGGGGGCCGGCTCGCTCGGGGCCTGGCTGCTCGCCATGCAGGCGGGGTTCTCGCGCAGTCTGCAAGCGGCGGTCGCGGGGATCCGGGCCGGGCAGGGCGGCTACGGGCCGCTCGCCGGCCTCGGCTTCGCCTATGGGGTCTTCCACGCCGCGGGTCCCGGCCACGGCAAGGCGGTGATCGCGGGCTACATCGTGGCCGGCGAGCGGGCGCTGCGGCGGGGCCTCGCCCTCAGCGCCGCGGCGGCCCTGGTCCAGGCCGCCGTCGCGATCGCGCTCGTCGGCGGCGGCGCGGCGCTGCTGCGCTGGACCGCGGCGGGGATCACCGAGGCGGGCCGCGCGGTCGAGACCGCGGGCTTCGCCTGCGTGGCCCTGCTCGGGCTCGCCGTGACCTGGCGCAAGGCGGGCGCCCTCGCGTCGCGCCTCGCGGGCGCGGCGCCGGCGCCCTGCGGGCCGGAATGCGGCCACGCGGTCCTGGCGGATGCCGGCCGGATCGAGCGGCTCGGCACCTGGCGCGAGCAGGCCGGCGTCGTCCTGGCCGCGGGGGCGCGGCCCTGCGCGGGCGCGATCCTGGTCCTGGTCTTCGCCCTCTCCCAGAAGGTGTTCGCCGCCGGGATCCTCGCGGCCCTCGCCATGGCGGCGGGCACGGCACTCACCACCGCGGCGCTCGCCGCGCTCGCGGTCTTCGCCAAGGCGGCGGCCCTGCGCCTCGCCGGGGGACGGGGAGAGATCGGGGCGCTCGCGCTCGCGGGGCTCGAACTCCTGGCCGGCGCCTTCGTCCTCGTGCTCGGCGCGGCGCTCCTGACCGGCTACGCCGCCGCGATCGTCTGA
- a CDS encoding MBL fold metallo-hydrolase produces the protein MGLLASDSLTLRFWGVRGSVCASGPNVVEFGGHTPCVEIRCGERLFVIDAGTGINALGAYHGADLPQRIDLLFSHLHLDHVTGLAFFKPAVLDRTREIHTYCGNLDGESAEAPLNRLFSPPLFPITLDALPARFVHHGFRAGETLTFADGSTVATLPLQHPQGATGYRFRHAGRTACYISDIEHSEPWPERNLLNFVRDADLVVYDGMFTEGEYPACRGWGHSTWEKGVELCRAANVGRLGIIHLYPQHSDAELRDMEKALQAAMPTAFIARERQKLVLAAETCVPEFV, from the coding sequence ATGGGTCTCCTCGCGTCGGACAGCCTGACGCTCCGCTTCTGGGGCGTGCGGGGGTCTGTCTGCGCGTCCGGTCCGAACGTCGTGGAGTTCGGAGGCCACACGCCCTGCGTCGAGATCCGGTGCGGCGAGCGGCTCTTCGTCATCGATGCGGGGACCGGGATCAACGCGCTCGGAGCCTATCACGGGGCGGATCTGCCGCAGCGAATCGACCTGCTGTTCAGCCACCTCCACCTCGACCACGTCACGGGACTCGCCTTCTTCAAGCCGGCGGTGCTCGACCGGACCCGCGAGATCCACACCTATTGCGGCAACCTCGACGGCGAGAGCGCCGAGGCGCCCCTGAACCGCCTGTTCTCGCCCCCGCTCTTCCCGATCACCCTCGACGCGCTGCCCGCCCGCTTCGTCCATCACGGATTCCGGGCCGGCGAGACCCTGACCTTCGCGGACGGGAGCACGGTCGCCACCCTGCCGCTGCAGCATCCGCAGGGCGCCACGGGCTACCGCTTCCGCCACGCGGGCCGGACCGCCTGCTACATCAGCGACATCGAGCACAGCGAGCCCTGGCCCGAGCGCAACCTCCTGAACTTCGTCCGCGACGCCGACCTCGTCGTCTATGACGGGATGTTCACCGAGGGCGAGTATCCGGCCTGCCGGGGCTGGGGCCACTCGACCTGGGAGAAGGGCGTGGAGCTGTGCCGCGCGGCGAATGTCGGCCGGCTCGGCATCATCCACCTCTATCCCCAGCACAGCGACGCCGAGCTGCGCGACATGGAGAAGGCGCTGCAGGCCGCCATGCCGACCGCCTTCATCGCCCGCGAGCGGCAGAAGCTCGTCCTCGCCGCCGAGACCTGCGTGCCGGAATTCGTCTGA
- a CDS encoding M16 family metallopeptidase translates to MNQHFSTFGASPTLRVTRLPNGFTVATEPMPGVATATLGVWVGAGSRHERPQEHGLSHLIEHMAFKGTRTRSARAVAEDIENVGGDINAATSAEQTSYTARVLGEDVGVALDVIGDILTNSVYEEAELAREKGVILQEHAAVEDTPDDVVYDAFTEAAFPDQPIGRPILGRPETIQGFDRPAIEAYLAREYTPDRMVLAAAGAVSHEAIVAAAERHFGILPARAAPEAVPGLYRGGERRMARKLEQANLVLGLPGLSFRDEGYYALHLFAQVLGGGLTSRLWHEVRETRGLAYEIHAFHWPFSDCGLFGIGAGTAGADLSALVEVTIGCLGAAAGAIELAELARAKAQLKVSLLSALETPGGRIERIARQLLAWGRVIPAEEIIAKVDAVTLDQVRAAGRSVMAGAPTLAAIGPIRRLQSLDAVGRALRAA, encoded by the coding sequence GTGAACCAGCACTTCTCGACCTTCGGCGCCTCGCCGACGCTGCGCGTCACCCGCCTGCCGAACGGCTTCACGGTCGCCACCGAGCCGATGCCCGGGGTCGCCACCGCGACGCTCGGGGTCTGGGTCGGCGCCGGCTCGCGCCACGAGCGGCCTCAGGAGCACGGGCTCAGCCACCTCATCGAGCACATGGCCTTCAAGGGCACGCGCACGCGCAGCGCCCGGGCCGTGGCCGAGGACATCGAGAATGTCGGCGGTGACATCAACGCCGCCACCAGCGCCGAGCAGACGAGCTACACGGCCCGCGTCCTCGGCGAGGATGTCGGCGTCGCCCTCGACGTGATCGGCGACATCCTGACGAACTCGGTCTACGAGGAGGCCGAACTCGCCCGCGAGAAGGGCGTGATCCTGCAGGAGCACGCCGCCGTCGAGGACACGCCCGACGACGTGGTCTACGACGCCTTCACGGAGGCGGCCTTCCCGGACCAGCCGATCGGCCGACCGATCCTCGGGCGCCCGGAGACGATCCAGGGATTCGACCGCCCGGCCATCGAGGCCTACCTCGCGCGCGAGTACACGCCCGACCGCATGGTGCTGGCGGCGGCCGGCGCCGTCTCGCACGAGGCGATCGTGGCGGCGGCCGAGCGCCATTTCGGGATTCTCCCGGCCCGCGCGGCGCCCGAGGCGGTGCCCGGCCTCTACCGGGGCGGCGAGCGGCGCATGGCGCGCAAGCTCGAACAGGCCAATCTCGTGCTCGGCCTGCCCGGCCTGTCCTTCCGGGACGAGGGCTACTACGCGCTCCACCTCTTCGCGCAGGTGCTCGGCGGCGGGCTGACCTCGCGGCTCTGGCACGAGGTGCGGGAGACCCGCGGCCTCGCCTACGAGATCCACGCCTTCCACTGGCCCTTCTCGGATTGCGGCCTGTTCGGGATCGGGGCCGGCACGGCGGGCGCCGACCTGTCCGCCCTCGTCGAGGTGACGATCGGGTGCCTCGGCGCGGCCGCGGGCGCGATCGAGCTGGCGGAACTGGCGCGGGCCAAGGCCCAGCTCAAGGTCTCTCTCCTCTCGGCCCTGGAGACGCCGGGCGGGCGCATCGAGCGCATCGCCCGCCAGCTCCTCGCCTGGGGGCGCGTGATCCCGGCCGAGGAGATCATCGCCAAGGTCGACGCGGTGACGCTCGACCAAGTCCGGGCGGCGGGCCGCTCCGTGATGGCGGGCGCCCCGACCCTCGCGGCGATCGGCCCGATCCGGAGGCTGCAGAGCCTCGACGCGGTCGGCCGCGCGCTCCGGGCGGCCTGA
- a CDS encoding oxidoreductase, protein MLSVAALSENVREVVITVSRPLDLKPGLAMEAAFAGFPARPLCPTQRLDGSTELNELVFHLRRDGPLGAALGGAVGPGHGVRLRGPVGGAAYRPGTGRLVLVSAETGFAPIWAIARAARYLEPDREMVLVAGARDADDLYMRPALAWLRATGIGQITLVASANRAGAPDIRPGPIPAHLPPLGPADCVYAAGVPDVVRAVERLSAAAGASCAAIPFLPAISRARRLVSPGEQDATLIR, encoded by the coding sequence GTGCTCAGCGTCGCGGCCCTGTCGGAGAACGTCCGCGAGGTCGTGATCACCGTCTCCCGTCCCCTCGACCTGAAGCCGGGGCTGGCCATGGAGGCGGCCTTCGCGGGCTTCCCGGCCCGCCCGCTCTGCCCGACCCAGCGCCTCGACGGCAGCACGGAACTCAACGAACTCGTCTTCCACCTGCGCCGCGACGGGCCGCTCGGGGCGGCGCTCGGCGGGGCGGTCGGCCCGGGGCACGGGGTGCGCCTGCGCGGGCCGGTCGGCGGGGCGGCCTATCGGCCCGGGACGGGACGGCTCGTCCTGGTCTCCGCCGAGACGGGCTTCGCGCCGATCTGGGCCATCGCCCGCGCGGCCCGCTACCTCGAACCGGACCGGGAGATGGTCCTCGTCGCCGGCGCGCGGGACGCGGACGACCTCTACATGCGCCCGGCGCTCGCGTGGCTCCGGGCCACCGGAATCGGCCAGATCACCCTCGTGGCCTCGGCGAACCGCGCCGGGGCGCCCGATATCCGTCCCGGCCCGATCCCCGCCCACCTGCCCCCCTTGGGCCCCGCGGATTGCGTCTACGCGGCCGGGGTGCCCGACGTGGTGCGGGCGGTCGAGCGGCTGTCGGCCGCGGCGGGCGCGTCCTGCGCCGCCATCCCGTTCCTGCCGGCCATCAGCCGGGCGCGCCGCCTCGTCTCCCCGGGCGAGCAGGACGCGACGCTCATTCGGTAG
- a CDS encoding response regulator: MLTGRRVLIVEDEMLIALELSDLVTDAQGSPVGPARTNREALALLDREPVDVAILDLNLADGEATPTAERLIRGGIPVLVCTGGVLPRAMRLMWPDLPVHRKPLHGDRLLRALEALCPHQAGEARAP, translated from the coding sequence ATGCTGACTGGCCGGCGCGTCCTGATCGTCGAGGACGAGATGCTGATCGCGCTCGAACTGAGCGACCTTGTCACCGACGCGCAGGGCAGTCCGGTCGGCCCGGCGCGCACGAACCGAGAGGCGCTGGCGCTCCTCGACCGCGAGCCGGTCGACGTGGCGATCCTCGACCTCAACCTCGCGGACGGCGAGGCGACGCCGACGGCCGAGCGCCTGATCCGCGGCGGCATCCCGGTCCTGGTCTGCACGGGGGGCGTCCTGCCCCGGGCCATGCGGCTGATGTGGCCGGACCTGCCCGTCCACCGCAAGCCGCTGCACGGGGACCGGCTGCTGCGCGCCCTCGAGGCCCTCTGCCCGCATCAGGCCGGCGAGGCGCGGGCGCCCTGA
- a CDS encoding EAL domain-containing protein — MRHATLALALLVALAGALHPSAARALEAVRVSLDAQAIDLTPAIERYRSDGDLIQISTAPGKDGIVRRIAVKARETGARPDWIVFALTNDTDEQIDRILVAPHFRLVGSGIVWPDLGGSRIAAITASQGIRPERDESPDADQFTVTLDPGTTVTFVAELRTPNVPQIYLWDQDAYRKKATGLTLYKGIIIGIAGLLALFLTVVFVVKGAIIFPAAAALAWSVLAYTCIDFGFFQRIFPVTEAAERIYRASAEAVLGATLLVFLFAYLNLARWHVRYSHVALLWLIFLAGLVALAVVDPPVAAGVARISIATVAGVGLLLVLYLAAHNGYDRAILLIPTWLLLTAWVVAAGFAITGQLRNDLVQPALIGGLVLIVMLIGFTVLQHAFAGGGIGATLVSDTERRALALTGAGDVVFDWDVPGDRVFVGPEIEGQLGLKRGALEGPAANWLALLHPFDVDRYSAALDTVIEERRGRISQDFRLRAAAGPYFWFRLKARPVIGADGEVIRIVGTIADVTELKIAEERLLHDAVHDNLTGLPNRELFHDRLDAALTLAGQDPRLKPTVFVLDIDRFKQVNDAIGLSAGDSILLTLSRRLGRLLRPQDTLARIAGDEFAIILVSERDPDRIIAFAESIRRTITTPITYADREIFLTPSIGVALHETGANAKRDQVFKNAEIAMIQAKRQGGDRIEVYRPTMRADRGDRMLLENDLRRALERNEIKVLFQPIVRLEDRTVAGFEALLRWDHPKHGRISPQTFIPIAEESGLIVDLGVFALERTAAELAAWQQALVVEPPLFASVNVSSRQLLRHDLLHDVKTVLARTGVAPGSLKLELTESLVMENPEYAAQMLARIAELGAGLSLDDFGTGYSALAYLQRFPFDTLKIDQSFVRQMASGRTVILRSIVRMAQELGLEIVAEGAETEADAQALAELGCDYAQGFAFGEPMSIHQARQLVGAAPAAA; from the coding sequence TTGCGCCACGCCACCCTCGCCCTCGCCCTCCTGGTCGCCCTCGCGGGCGCGCTGCACCCCTCGGCGGCCCGCGCGCTGGAGGCGGTGCGGGTCAGCCTCGACGCCCAGGCCATCGACCTGACGCCCGCGATCGAGCGCTACCGCTCGGACGGCGACCTGATCCAGATCTCGACCGCGCCCGGCAAGGACGGCATCGTGCGCCGCATCGCCGTCAAGGCGCGCGAGACCGGGGCGCGGCCGGACTGGATCGTGTTCGCGCTCACCAACGACACCGACGAGCAGATCGACCGCATCCTGGTGGCGCCGCATTTCCGGCTCGTCGGGTCGGGGATCGTCTGGCCGGATCTCGGCGGGTCGCGCATCGCCGCCATCACGGCGAGCCAGGGCATCCGGCCCGAGCGCGACGAGAGCCCGGACGCGGACCAGTTCACCGTCACCCTCGACCCGGGCACCACCGTCACCTTCGTGGCGGAGCTGCGCACGCCCAACGTGCCGCAGATCTACCTCTGGGACCAGGACGCCTACCGCAAGAAGGCGACCGGGCTCACCCTCTACAAGGGCATCATCATCGGCATCGCCGGCCTGCTCGCCCTCTTCCTGACCGTCGTCTTCGTGGTGAAGGGCGCCATCATCTTCCCGGCGGCGGCGGCCCTCGCCTGGTCGGTCCTGGCCTATACCTGCATCGATTTCGGTTTCTTCCAGCGCATCTTCCCCGTCACGGAGGCGGCCGAGCGGATCTACCGCGCCTCCGCCGAGGCGGTGCTGGGGGCGACCCTGCTCGTGTTCCTGTTCGCCTATCTCAACCTCGCCCGCTGGCACGTGCGCTACAGCCACGTGGCCCTGCTCTGGCTGATCTTCCTCGCCGGCCTCGTCGCCCTCGCGGTGGTCGATCCGCCGGTGGCGGCGGGCGTCGCGCGCATCTCGATCGCGACCGTGGCCGGGGTCGGCCTCCTCCTCGTCCTCTACCTCGCGGCCCATAACGGCTACGACCGGGCGATCCTGCTGATCCCGACCTGGCTCCTCCTCACCGCCTGGGTGGTGGCGGCGGGCTTCGCCATCACCGGCCAGCTGCGCAACGACCTCGTGCAGCCGGCGCTGATCGGCGGCCTCGTGCTGATCGTCATGCTGATCGGCTTCACGGTGCTGCAGCACGCCTTCGCGGGCGGGGGCATCGGCGCGACCCTGGTCTCGGACACCGAGCGGCGGGCGCTCGCGCTCACCGGCGCGGGCGACGTCGTGTTCGACTGGGACGTGCCGGGGGACCGGGTCTTCGTCGGGCCGGAGATCGAGGGGCAGCTCGGCCTCAAGCGCGGCGCCCTGGAAGGGCCGGCGGCGAACTGGCTCGCCCTGCTGCACCCTTTCGACGTCGACCGCTACTCGGCCGCCCTCGACACCGTCATCGAGGAGCGGCGCGGGCGCATCAGCCAGGATTTCCGCCTGCGCGCCGCCGCGGGTCCGTATTTCTGGTTCCGCCTCAAGGCTCGCCCGGTGATCGGGGCGGATGGCGAGGTGATCCGCATCGTCGGCACCATCGCGGACGTGACGGAGCTCAAGATCGCCGAGGAGCGGCTGCTGCACGACGCGGTCCACGACAACCTCACGGGCCTGCCGAACCGCGAGCTCTTCCACGACCGGCTCGACGCCGCCCTGACCCTGGCGGGCCAGGATCCCCGGCTGAAGCCCACCGTCTTCGTCCTCGACATCGACCGCTTCAAGCAGGTGAACGACGCGATCGGGCTCTCGGCCGGCGACTCGATCCTGCTCACCCTGTCTCGGCGCCTCGGCCGGCTGCTGCGGCCGCAGGACACGCTCGCCCGCATCGCCGGCGACGAATTCGCCATCATCCTGGTCTCGGAGCGCGACCCGGACCGGATCATCGCCTTCGCGGAATCGATCCGGCGGACCATCACGACGCCGATCACCTACGCGGACCGGGAGATCTTCCTGACGCCCTCGATCGGCGTCGCGCTGCACGAGACGGGCGCGAACGCCAAGCGCGATCAGGTCTTCAAGAACGCCGAGATCGCCATGATCCAGGCCAAGCGCCAGGGCGGCGACCGGATCGAGGTCTACCGGCCGACCATGCGGGCGGACCGGGGCGACCGGATGCTGCTGGAGAACGACCTCCGTCGGGCGCTGGAGCGCAACGAGATCAAGGTGCTGTTCCAGCCGATCGTGCGGCTGGAGGACCGCACCGTCGCGGGATTCGAGGCGCTGCTGCGCTGGGACCACCCCAAGCACGGGCGGATCTCGCCCCAGACCTTCATCCCGATCGCCGAGGAATCCGGGCTCATCGTCGATCTCGGCGTCTTCGCCCTGGAGCGCACGGCGGCCGAACTGGCGGCCTGGCAGCAGGCGCTGGTCGTCGAGCCGCCGCTCTTCGCCTCGGTCAACGTCTCCTCGCGCCAGCTCCTGCGCCACGACCTGCTGCACGACGTCAAGACAGTGCTCGCCCGCACCGGCGTCGCCCCGGGATCGCTGAAGCTCGAACTCACCGAGAGCCTGGTGATGGAGAACCCGGAATACGCCGCCCAGATGCTCGCGCGCATCGCCGAGCTCGGGGCCGGGCTGTCGCTCGACGATTTCGGCACCGGCTACTCGGCCCTGGCCTACCTGCAGCGCTTCCCGTTCGACACGCTCAAGATCGACCAATCCTTCGTGCGCCAGATGGCGAGCGGCCGGACCGTGATCCTGCGCTCGATCGTCCGCATGGCGCAGGAACTCGGGCTCGAGATCGTCGCGGAGGGGGCCGAGACCGAGGCCGACGCGCAGGCCCTGGCCGAACTCGGCTGCGACTACGCGCAGGGCTTCGCGTTCGGCGAGCCGATGTCGATCCACCAGGCGCGCCAGCTCGTCGGCGCGGCGCCCGCGGCGGCCTGA
- a CDS encoding ATP-binding cassette domain-containing protein: protein MERDPIAFAWRSAPRQHAVAVAVALGAGLPVVALGLALVRDLVDELLVAADPGHGPLLLLRIVLPLPERLGGPLTLLPGWPMSQEAMTLRAVGGLALVGILLAGLGWITARLCFSGQGAAVERLRRGAAEAILRSGPAGRDEARALAGQVGEGLRAVDALLAVGLLVPALTGGAVLLALGVAAAAAPRLVPAVAVSVVAAALARALLIIRANRQIEKRRDESLALERALTDLVRRLPAVRAHGTAAFERARLGHAALAARRGLARAEASLARARAPALALFVLLPALVLATALWHEAGPAPPVTAGALAAAFGALALAASLLALLLRQNERRRAALPAFGEIGRLVAALEARAKATRRLAPAASFPRGGPIVLAGAAAYDPASGERLIGLDLTLPMPGHVAILGRRGSGGRVLAALVAGQLEPTTGQVTYAGTDLRALDPSERARRIAFAGDEPVLVAGSLLQNLLYGDLAFADGSAPDPDAPPPHSPHLEERLVEALAVTGLDALVRARGLASLVAPSIDPDTAAAIVATRSALREALTSEQAAHLIEPFDPHRYNAQATVGENLLFGEPVGRAFAEERLAGHPFTRAVLEAEGLTRPMIEMGLAIARATVEIFADLPDDHPLFDAFSLFPAAERGFFEDLVARQPEATGWRRGPAGQRDRARLIGLALRYSESRHRFGLIDAAFEERLVAARRTFAALLPANLRASVEFYDPAKVTIAASLEENLLFGRIAGAEAGAGTRVRAVMQRVLAERGLERTVYRFGLSAKVDPRAAESGLGNRDAALTAAERSAIDLARCLVRQPDILVVGLALDDRSPAEIRAGLARLRAARAGRGLVVCLPDAVSLPEDAPFDAVVRAERNTALPIQPSGDASDLSPLRKPHVLGNFAHETPVRDGVTAWK, encoded by the coding sequence ATGGAGCGGGATCCCATCGCGTTCGCGTGGCGCAGCGCCCCGCGCCAGCACGCCGTCGCGGTCGCCGTCGCGCTGGGCGCGGGCCTGCCCGTGGTCGCCCTCGGGCTCGCCCTCGTGCGCGACCTCGTCGACGAACTCCTGGTCGCCGCCGATCCCGGCCACGGCCCCCTCCTGCTCCTGCGGATCGTGCTGCCGCTGCCCGAGCGGCTCGGCGGCCCGCTGACGCTCCTGCCGGGCTGGCCGATGAGCCAGGAGGCGATGACCCTCCGGGCCGTGGGCGGACTCGCCCTGGTCGGAATCCTGCTCGCCGGCCTCGGCTGGATCACGGCCCGGCTCTGCTTCTCGGGTCAGGGCGCGGCCGTGGAGCGCCTGCGCCGCGGGGCCGCCGAGGCGATCCTGCGCTCGGGACCGGCCGGCCGCGACGAGGCGCGGGCCCTCGCCGGCCAGGTCGGCGAGGGGCTGCGGGCGGTGGACGCGCTGCTGGCGGTCGGCCTGCTGGTCCCGGCGCTGACCGGGGGCGCGGTGCTGCTGGCCCTCGGGGTGGCGGCCGCGGCCGCGCCGCGCCTCGTTCCCGCCGTGGCGGTGAGCGTCGTCGCGGCGGCCCTCGCCCGGGCCCTGCTGATCATCCGGGCGAATCGTCAGATCGAGAAGCGCCGCGACGAGAGCCTCGCCCTGGAGCGGGCGCTCACCGACCTCGTGCGGCGCCTGCCGGCGGTGCGGGCGCACGGCACCGCCGCCTTCGAGCGGGCGCGCCTCGGCCACGCGGCCCTGGCGGCGCGCCGCGGCCTCGCGCGGGCGGAGGCGTCGCTCGCCCGCGCCCGCGCCCCCGCCCTGGCGCTCTTCGTGCTGCTGCCCGCCCTCGTCCTCGCCACCGCGCTCTGGCACGAGGCGGGACCGGCCCCGCCCGTCACCGCCGGGGCGCTGGCGGCCGCCTTCGGGGCGCTGGCCCTCGCGGCGAGCCTGCTCGCCCTGCTGCTGCGCCAGAACGAGCGCCGCCGGGCGGCGCTCCCCGCCTTCGGGGAGATCGGCCGCCTCGTCGCCGCCCTGGAGGCGCGGGCCAAGGCCACGCGCCGCCTCGCGCCGGCCGCGAGCTTCCCGCGCGGCGGACCGATCGTGCTCGCGGGAGCGGCGGCCTACGATCCCGCCTCGGGCGAGCGGCTCATCGGCCTCGACCTGACCCTGCCGATGCCCGGACACGTGGCGATCCTGGGGCGCCGCGGCAGCGGCGGCCGTGTCCTCGCCGCGCTCGTCGCCGGCCAGCTCGAGCCGACGACCGGCCAGGTGACCTATGCAGGCACGGACCTGCGGGCGCTCGACCCCTCGGAGCGGGCGCGCCGCATCGCCTTCGCGGGGGACGAGCCCGTCCTTGTGGCCGGCAGCCTCCTCCAGAACCTGCTCTACGGCGACCTCGCCTTCGCGGACGGCTCGGCGCCGGACCCGGACGCGCCCCCTCCCCACTCGCCCCACCTGGAGGAGCGGCTCGTGGAGGCGCTGGCCGTGACCGGGCTCGACGCGCTGGTGCGGGCGCGGGGCCTCGCGAGCCTCGTCGCGCCGAGCATCGACCCGGATACCGCCGCGGCGATCGTGGCGACCCGCTCGGCCCTGCGCGAGGCGCTCACGTCCGAGCAGGCTGCCCACCTGATCGAGCCCTTCGACCCGCACCGCTACAACGCCCAGGCCACGGTCGGGGAGAACCTGCTGTTCGGCGAGCCGGTCGGCCGCGCCTTCGCGGAGGAGCGGCTCGCCGGGCACCCCTTCACCCGCGCGGTGCTGGAGGCCGAGGGCCTGACCCGGCCGATGATCGAGATGGGGCTCGCCATCGCCCGGGCGACGGTGGAGATCTTCGCCGACCTCCCGGACGACCACCCGCTCTTCGACGCGTTCTCGCTGTTCCCGGCGGCCGAGCGGGGCTTCTTCGAGGATCTCGTCGCCCGCCAGCCGGAGGCGACGGGCTGGCGGCGCGGCCCGGCCGGGCAGCGGGACCGCGCCCGGCTGATCGGCCTCGCGCTCCGCTACAGCGAGAGCCGGCACCGCTTCGGCCTGATCGACGCGGCCTTCGAGGAGCGGCTGGTCGCGGCGCGCCGCACCTTCGCGGCCCTGCTGCCGGCCAACCTGCGCGCCAGCGTGGAATTCTACGACCCCGCCAAGGTCACGATCGCGGCGAGCCTGGAGGAGAACCTCCTGTTCGGCCGGATCGCGGGCGCGGAGGCGGGCGCCGGCACGCGGGTGCGCGCCGTGATGCAGCGGGTCCTGGCCGAGCGCGGCCTCGAACGCACGGTCTACCGCTTCGGCCTCTCGGCCAAGGTCGATCCGCGCGCGGCCGAGAGCGGGCTCGGCAACCGCGACGCCGCCCTCACGGCGGCCGAGCGCAGCGCGATCGATCTCGCTCGCTGCCTCGTGCGCCAGCCCGACATCCTGGTGGTGGGGCTCGCCCTCGACGACCGCAGCCCGGCCGAGATCCGGGCCGGCCTGGCGCGGCTTCGCGCCGCCCGGGCCGGGCGCGGCCTCGTCGTCTGCCTGCCCGACGCGGTCAGCCTGCCGGAGGACGCACCCTTCGATGCCGTGGTGCGGGCTGAGCGAAACACCGCCCTGCCGATTCAACCTTCGGGTGACGCATCCGACCTATCCCCCTTGCGCAAGCCGCACGTTCTGGGGAACTTCGCGCACGAGACACCCGTTCGTGATGGAGTGACCGCGTGGAAGTGA